The genomic region CATCTGGAAACGGTTTTGAAAATGTTGCACAGGTTATAAGGCTTGTTTTTGCAGCTACCTCCGAAATTAAAAGTACCAAAAATATTAAACCTGCAGGAATAGCATTAATTGCTGAAAATGTAATTATGGCAACTATAAAAAATAGGGAGATACCTCCAGTCCCGACCATCATGTCCCTCATAACTTGAATCTTTTTTTGGTGGTCTCCGTGTACCATGAGCCCATCACCCATATCCATGAGCCCGTCCAGGTGGTGGAATCCAGTAAACCATATTGCAAAACTGTAAACTAGGGCTGCTGTGATAAGTGGGGATAGGTGAAGCAGGTTCAAAGATATAAATCCAACTGCTCCTACAAATATTCCAATCAAGCCGCCAATTACAGGCCAGAACCATGTGAAAGCTGCCATTTCCTCAATGGTAGTATGAATATTTAGGGGGATAACTGTTGAAAATGAAATAAGTCCTGCTATCCCTCTAAGTTTAGATGAATTTAATGCAGGGTGTGATTTTTCGTATTCTACATTCAGTACTCTTTTGTCGCTCATGATCATTCCCCGATCATTCTTCAAATATCTTGGACATGCACCCTGCAATAAGCCCTGCAAATACATCATCAAGTACGGGGCCAAGTTTGCCGATTATGCCTGGTTTTTCCTCATCATATCGTTTAAAATTAAATATTGCTTTGGTCCCGGCAATTTGATTTGCTACAGACATTCCAAAGACTTCATCGGAATATAGGTATGCGGGATCATCATCTACATTTATTCCTGTTACTCTATGTTTTGCGTAATCTTCTTCAAGCCTTATTCCTGCAATTATGAATGATACAACATTCAGATCTTTTAGAGACTTTAATATCTGCTTATGTAACTTTTCGTATAGCTCTTCGCTTTTTTCTACGCCTACACATAGTTCCATTCCAGCATCAACAAGGTCTTCTATTTTGATGCCTATTCCTTCTATATAATCTAAAACTTCTTTTTTATATCCTGAATTTAAAATAGCTTTTTTTGTGGCTTTTCTGACGCATTTCATAACTAAAGTTTGAAGTTCTGCGTTGTCAATTTCTTCTTCATTTTTTCCAGTACAGGCTACAATTAGTGAATC from Methanobacterium veterum harbors:
- the cobS gene encoding adenosylcobinamide-GDP ribazoletransferase, translated to MSDKRVLNVEYEKSHPALNSSKLRGIAGLISFSTVIPLNIHTTIEEMAAFTWFWPVIGGLIGIFVGAVGFISLNLLHLSPLITAALVYSFAIWFTGFHHLDGLMDMGDGLMVHGDHQKKIQVMRDMMVGTGGISLFFIVAIITFSAINAIPAGLIFLVLLISEVAAKTSLITCATFSKPFPDGTGRLFIESMNIKLLVLSFILTSIIGFLAISITGILGIIGGIIAGAAVAAVASKQFKYATGDILGASNEIGRLVSLIVMTTVLIYI
- a CDS encoding phosphatidylglycerophosphatase A, producing the protein MDKICIKDAQINIKSDAFIIQREKGFLSLSNVNNNFSTIKTIINHSSCNDIQNKEEYIHKFLENKNVLNPASVILTGASISKSAVETSDYVTAIVSSHAFNLLDTKEVVNTNYDDKISISTILIINNDLSYKSLLNVYSCAERAKVAALWDLDVRNSSGDISTGNLNDSLIVACTGKNEEEIDNAELQTLVMKCVRKATKKAILNSGYKKEVLDYIEGIGIKIEDLVDAGMELCVGVEKSEELYEKLHKQILKSLKDLNVVSFIIAGIRLEEDYAKHRVTGINVDDDPAYLYSDEVFGMSVANQIAGTKAIFNFKRYDEEKPGIIGKLGPVLDDVFAGLIAGCMSKIFEE